One Euphorbia lathyris chromosome 1, ddEupLath1.1, whole genome shotgun sequence DNA segment encodes these proteins:
- the LOC136208842 gene encoding CSC1-like protein HYP1, which produces MILSALLTSVGINLGLSFLFFTLYSILRKQPGNVFVYAPRLIEKKKSEQEADDFNLERLLPSTDWAKTAWELSDDELLSISGLDALVLVRAFVFSVKVFAFGGIIGIFVLLPVNFFGSQLSLDDLSDITNKSLESFSISNVTNGSYWLWIHFTAAYIFTGVVCYLLYCEYGYISSKRIGCFYSSKPQPHQFTILVRGIPSSPGRSFSQIVESFFTEFHPSTYLSHSVIPHTSKIRALIEDTDKLYRKLVRHKSGKYSHKKFKRDGFLGLFGRQVSLAEHYEKQLEYLEDNVKMEQYSSAGEEVPAAFVSFKSRFGAAVALHIQQGVNPTEWVTERAPEPQDVHWSFFSASFLRRWIYQLVAIVSCIAVTFLFFVPVVIVQGLANLHQLEIWLPFLKSVLGLTFVSELITGYLPSLILQLFLFFIPPIMIFFSSMQGFVSFSQIEKSACAKMLFFTIWNIFLANVLSGSVFYAVNVFLEPKNIPKVLAKAVPAQASFFISYVVTSGWTRLSSELFQLIPLVCSFVKRLRSKGDDDDEFEVPFIPYYREIPSVLFFGLLGVTYFFLAPLILPFVLIYFCLGYIIFRNQLLNVYAPKYETGGKFWPIVHSSTIFSLIFMHIIAIGTFGVKKLPVASSLLVPLPLLTLLFNEYCRKKFLPIFNAYPTECLVKKDKGDEKEANMGEFYEKVITAYRDPALMPVHYVRNINKRTPLLHS; this is translated from the exons ATGATACTTTCGGCTTTGTTAACATCAGTTGGGATCAATCTTGGGCTCAGCTTCTTATTTTTCACTCTCTACTCTATACTGAGGAAACAGCCTGGAAATGTGTTTGTCTACGCTCCCCGTTTAATTGAAAAGAAGAAATCAGAGCAGGAAGCAGATGATTTCAATTTGGAAAGGCTATTGCCTTCTACTGATTGGGCGAAAACCGCTTGGGAACTCTCTGACGACGAACTCTTGTCAATCTCCGGCTTGGATGCTCTTGTCTTGGTGCGCGCATTCGTTTTTAG CGTGAAAGTGTTTGCGTTTGGTGGGATTATCGGGATCTTTGTTCTTCTTCCAGTTAATTTTTTTGGGAGTCAGCTAAGTCTCGACGACCTTTCTGATATAACAAACAAGTCTTTGGAGTCTTTCAGCATATCCAATGTTACTAACGGTTCATACTG GTTATGGATTCACTTTACTGCTGCATATATTTTTACAGGAGTTGTCTGCTATCTTCTTTATTGT GAGTATGGCTATATTTCATCAAAGAGAATTGGCTGCTTTTATTCATCTAAGCCTCAGCCACATCAATTTACCATACTAGTTCGTGGTATTCCTTCTTCACCTGGAAGAAGCTTTAGTCAAATTGTTGAGAGCTTTTTCACTGAGTTTCATCCGTCTACGTATCTTTCACATTCAGTGATTCCTCACACGAGCAAAATCCGAGCTTTGATT GAGGACACAGACAAATTGTATAGGAAGCTTGTACGACATAAATCAGGAAAATACTCTCACAAAAAGTTCAAACGTGATGGCTTTTTGGGACTGTTTGGACGTCAAGTTAGTCTTGCAGAGCACTATGAAAAGCAGTTGGAATACTTGGAagataatgtgaaaatggagcAATATTCATCGGCAGGAGAG GAAGTCCCAGCTGCTTTTGTGTCATTTAAGTCACGTTTTGGTGCTGCAGTAGCTCTACACATCCAACAGGGGGTGAATCCCACAGAGTGGGTCACTGAGCGAGCTCCTGAGCCTCAGGATGTACACTGGTCTTTCTTTTCTGCATCATTCTTAAGAAGATGGATCTATCAGCTGGTTGCAATTGTTTCGTGTATTGCTGTTACATTTCTGTTCTTTGTGCCGGTTGTAATAGTGCAAGGTCTTGCTAACCTGCATCAGTTGGAGATCTGGTTACCTTTTCTGAAAAGCGTACTTGGTCT AACATTCGTAAGTGAGCTGATTACAGGATATCTGCCGAGTCTCATTCTTCAGTTATTCCTATTCTTCATACCACCTATAATGATATTCTTTTCCTCCATGCAAGGGTTTGTTTCCTTTAGTCAAATAGAAAAAAGCGCTTGTGCCAAGATGTTATTCTTTACCATATGGAACATTTTTTTGGCAAATGTGCTATCAGGATCAGTTTTCTATGCAGTCAACGTATTTCTTGAGCCCAAAAATATTCCCAAGGTCTTAGCTAAAGCTGTTCCAGCACAA GCCTCGTTCTTCATTTCATACGTTGTGACATCTGGATGGACAAGACTTTCATCAGAACTCTTTCAATTGATTCCTCTGGTTTGTTCTTTTGTGAAAAGACTACGTTCCAAGGGCGACGATGATGATGAATTTGAGGTTCCATTTATTCCATACTACAGGGAAATACCCTCTGTTCTCTTCTTTGGACTTCTTGGTGTCACATACTTTTTCCTTGCTCCACTAATTCTGCCTTTTGTCCTGATTTACTTCTGCCTGGGATACATTATCTTCCGCAATCAG CTATTGAATGTATATGCACCCAAGTATGAAACTGGTGGAAAGTTTTGGCCAATCGTGCATAGTTCAACAATCTTTTCCTTGATTTTCATGCATATTATTGCAATCGGAACATTTGGAGTTAAGAAACTTCCTGTCGCTTCTAGTTTACTTGTTCCTCTTCCGTTGCTTACGCTTCTTTTCAACGAGTATTGTCGAAAGAAGTTCCTTCCTATATTTAACGCTTATCCTACAGAG TGCTTGGTAAAGAAAGATAAAGGAGATGAGAAGGAAGCAAATATGGGTGAATTCTATGAGAAGGTAATAACGGCTTATCGCGACCCAGCTTTGATGCCAGTTCACTATGTCCGAAACATTAACAAGCGCACACCCCTTCTTCACTCTTGA
- the LOC136212287 gene encoding ATP-dependent zinc metalloprotease FTSH 6, chloroplastic: MSGTLTLPLSHIPICKSQDISKDTHIPKMSNKDNPSLKTSLNIKLTKRKLLKTATALGLLAVPEASKAEPETPMQSASSRMSYSRFLEYLDEGSVRKVDLFENGTVAIAEIFNPVLDKIQRVKIQLPGLPQELLRKFKEKDVDFGVHPMEVNWVPAILDLLTNFAFPLLLLGSLLLRSSSVNTPGGPNLPFGLGRSKAKFQMEPNTGVTFDDVAGVDEAKQDFQEIVEFLRTPEKFSAVGARIPKGVLLVGPPGTGKTLLAKAIAGEAGVPFFSLSGSEFIEMFVGVGASRVRDLFNKAKANSPCLVFIDEIDAVGRQRGTGIGGGNDEREQTLNQLLTEMDGFSGNSGVIVIAATNRPEILDSALLRPGRFDRQVSVGLPDIRGREEILKVHCKNKKLDKDVSLGVIAMRTPGFSGADLANLMNEAAILAGRRGKDKITLKEIDDAIDRIIAGMEGTKMTDGKNKILVAYHEIGHAVCATLTPGHDPVQKVSLIPRGQARGLTWFLPGDDPTLISKQQLFARIVGGLGGRAAEEVIFGESEITTGAAGDLQQITQIAKQMVTTFGMSKIGPLALMDPAVQSSDVVLRMLARNSMSEKLAEDIDTSVREIIEAAYEIAKQHIRNNREAIDKLVEVLLEKETLTGDEFRAILSEFADISVNKLGRISIREMINA; the protein is encoded by the exons atgTCAGGAACACTCACTCTACCTCTATCTCACATTCCCATATGCAAATCCCAGGATATTTCCAAGGACACACACATCCCAAAAATGTCAAATAAAGATAACCCATCTCTCAAAACATCCTTAAACATCAAACTTACTAAAAGAAAGCTACTAAAAACTGCCACTGCTTTAGGCCTTTTAGCTGTTCCTGAAGCTTCAAAAGCTGAGCCAGAAACTCCTATGCAATCAGCTTCAAGTAGAATGTCCTACTCGAGATTCTTAGAGTATTTAGATGAAGGTTCTGTAAGGAAAGTAGACCTGTTTGAGAATGGAACTGTAGCTATTGCTGAGATATTCAATCCTGTGCTAGATAAGATCCAGAGAGTGAAAATACAGTTACCAGGATTGCCACAAGAGTTGCTCAGGAAATTTAAGGAGAAAGATGTTGACTTTGGTGTTCATCCGATGGAAGTCAACTGGGTTCCAGCTATCCTTGACTTATTGACCAATTTTGCATTTCCATTGCTTTTGCTTGGATCTTTGTtgttaaggtcatcttctgttaATACTCCTGGTGGCCCTAACTTGCCATTTGGACTTGGAAG GAGCAAAGCCAAATTCCAAATGGAACCCAACACAGGAGTAACATTTGATGATGTTGCTGGAGTTGATGAAGCAAAGCAAGATTTTCAAGAAATTGTTGAATTTTTAAGAACACCAGAGAAATTTTCAGCAGTAGGAGCCAGAATTCCTAAAGGTGTTCTATTAGTAGGACCTCCCGGGACAGGAAAAACTTTACTAGCTAAAGCAATAGCTGGAGAAGCAGGAGTTCCTTTCTTTTCACTCTCAGGATCCGAGTTCATAGAGATGTTCGTCGGTGTAGGAGCTTCAAGAGTGAGAGATTTATTCAATAAGGCGAAGGCGAATTCGCCATGTTTAGTCTTTATCGACGAGATAGATGCAGTTGGAAGGCAAAGAGGGACAGGAATTGGCGGAGGAAATGATGAAAGGGAGCAGACATTGAATCAGTTGTTAACTGAAATGGATGGTTTTAGTGGTAACAGTGGAGTTATTGTTATTGCTGCTACAAATCGCCCTGAAATTCTTGATTCTGCGCTGCTTCGTCCGGGGAGATTTGACAGGCAGGTTAGTGTTGGATTGCCTGACATTAGAGGAAGAGAAGAGATACTTAAGGTACATTGTAAGAACAAGAAGCTTGACAAAGATGTCTCTCTTGGTGTTATTGCTATGAGGACTCCTGGATTCAGCGGGGCGGACTTGGCCAATTTGATGAATGAAGCTGCTATTCTTGCTGGTAGAAGAGGCAAAGATAAGATTACTTTGAAAGAAATTGATGATGCAATTGATAGAATCATTGCAGGAATGGAAGGAACAAAAATGACAGATGGGAAAAATAAAATCCTTGTTGCTTATCATGAAATCGGGCATGCTGTTTGCGC GACATTAACTCCTGGTCATGATCCGGTTCAGAAAGTGAGTCTGATTCCTCGAGGCCAGGCTCGCGGACTTACGTGGTTCCTGCCTGGAGATGATCCTACTCTCATCTCCAAGCAACAGCTATTTGCCAGGATAGTTGGTGGACTTGGAGGCAGAGCCGCGGAGGAAGTGATTTTCGGCGAATCAGAAATCACAACTGGTGCTGCAGGGGACTTGCAACAGATTACTCAAATTGCTAAACAA ATGGTTACAACGTTTGGGATGTCGAAAATCGGGCCGTTGGCACTGATGGATCCAGCAGTTCAAAGTAGTGATGTTGTTCTGAGGATGTTGGCAAGGAATTCCATGTCTGAAAAACTTGCAGAAGATATTGACACATCGGTTCGAGAAATAATTGAGGCAGCATACGAGATTGCAAAGCAACATATAAGGAATAACAGGGAAGCAATTGATAAGCTAGTTGAGGTACTATTAGAGAAGGAAACATTAACTGGGGATGAATTCAGGGCAATCCTGTCAGAATTTGCTGATATTTCTGTAAACAAATTAGGAAGAATTTCTATACGTGAAATGATAAATGCTTAA